In Shinella sp. XGS7, a single genomic region encodes these proteins:
- a CDS encoding HAD family phosphatase gives MNIVFDFGGVLFRWHPPSFLARIWPHRVPDAEAGQAVAAQFFQHYAGDWGAFDQGLIGADEVIARIAARTGWPAAEVAQVVDAVADELQLLTPTVALIQDLKAAGHRLFYLSNMPEPYADHLERSHPLHQWFENGVFSGRVKQSKPGAEIYRIATERFGVAPESCLFLDDHPANIEAAHAAGWQALHFTTAEAMRPQLRERGLLGL, from the coding sequence ATGAACATTGTTTTCGACTTCGGCGGCGTGCTGTTCCGCTGGCACCCGCCGAGCTTCCTGGCTCGCATCTGGCCGCATCGCGTGCCCGATGCCGAGGCGGGCCAAGCCGTGGCGGCGCAGTTCTTCCAGCATTACGCGGGTGACTGGGGGGCCTTCGACCAGGGCCTGATCGGCGCCGACGAGGTGATCGCCCGCATTGCCGCGCGCACCGGCTGGCCGGCCGCCGAGGTGGCCCAGGTGGTGGACGCGGTGGCGGACGAGCTGCAGCTGCTCACGCCCACCGTGGCCCTGATCCAGGATCTCAAGGCCGCGGGGCACCGGCTCTTCTATCTCTCGAACATGCCCGAGCCCTATGCCGACCACCTGGAGCGCAGCCACCCGCTGCACCAGTGGTTCGAGAACGGTGTGTTCTCCGGCCGGGTCAAGCAGTCCAAGCCGGGGGCGGAGATCTACCGCATCGCCACCGAGCGTTTCGGCGTGGCGCCCGAGAGCTGCCTTTTCCTGGACGATCACCCGGCCAATATCGAGGCGGCCCATGCGGCCGGCTGGCAGGCCCTGCATTTCACGACGGCCGAGGCCATGCGGCCCCAGCTGCGCGAGCGCGGCCTCTTAGGGCTCTAG
- a CDS encoding DNA gyrase inhibitor YacG translates to MSEIKPADKAPRLVPCPTCGGDSVFAPSNLWRPFCSERCRQIDLGAWASESFRVQAAPPTEDPDLEP, encoded by the coding sequence ATGAGCGAGATCAAGCCCGCCGACAAGGCGCCGCGCCTCGTGCCCTGCCCCACCTGCGGCGGCGACAGCGTGTTCGCGCCCAGCAATCTGTGGCGCCCCTTCTGCAGCGAACGCTGCCGCCAGATCGATCTGGGCGCCTGGGCCAGCGAGAGCTTCCGCGTGCAGGCCGCGCCGCCGACGGAAGACCCCGACCTAGAGCCCTAA
- the zapD gene encoding cell division protein ZapD, giving the protein MVLYEYPFNESIRTMLRLEHLFDRLGQLIARETPLDHHFALVTLFEIMDVASRADLKSDLLKELERHKAQLNSYRGNPAIAEEALDEVIRRIDHAFGGLNALSGKAGHTLTANEWLMSIRSRISIPGGTCEFDLPAYYSWQQLLPVRRRNDLMQWTQCLMPMAEALQVLLGLLRDSGSPHKVAAQGGHFQQSLPSSKTYQLLRMRIDPSLGLIPEISGHRLMISIRLMRQDEEGRLRPAQQDASFELTLCS; this is encoded by the coding sequence TTGGTCCTCTACGAATACCCGTTCAACGAAAGCATCCGCACGATGCTGCGGCTGGAGCATCTCTTCGATCGCCTCGGCCAGCTGATCGCCCGCGAGACCCCGCTGGACCATCACTTCGCCCTGGTCACCCTCTTCGAGATCATGGACGTGGCCTCGCGTGCCGATCTGAAGTCCGATCTGCTCAAGGAGCTGGAGCGCCACAAGGCCCAGCTCAACAGCTATCGCGGCAATCCCGCCATCGCCGAGGAGGCGCTGGACGAGGTGATTCGCCGCATCGACCATGCCTTCGGCGGCCTCAACGCGCTCAGCGGCAAGGCCGGCCACACGCTAACAGCCAATGAATGGCTGATGAGCATACGCAGCCGCATCAGCATCCCGGGTGGCACCTGCGAGTTCGATCTGCCGGCCTACTACAGCTGGCAGCAGCTGCTGCCGGTGCGCCGCCGCAATGATCTGATGCAGTGGACCCAGTGCCTGATGCCCATGGCCGAGGCCCTGCAGGTGCTGCTGGGTCTGCTGCGCGATTCGGGCTCGCCCCACAAGGTGGCGGCCCAGGGCGGCCACTTCCAGCAGAGCCTGCCCTCCAGCAAGACCTACCAGCTGCTGCGCATGCGCATCGATCCCAGCCTGGGTCTGATTCCCGAGATCAGCGGCCACCGCCTGATGATCTCCATCCGCCTGATGCGCCAGGACGAGGAAGGCCGGCTGCGCCCGGCTCAACAGGACGCCAGCTTCGAGCTGACGCTGTGCTCATGA
- the coaE gene encoding dephospho-CoA kinase (Dephospho-CoA kinase (CoaE) performs the final step in coenzyme A biosynthesis.) — protein sequence MSADTTKAPLRLGLTGGIGSGKSTVAGLLVEAGAALIDTDAISRALTAPGGAAMPALAEAFGPELIAADGGLDRAAMRAAVFADPAALLRLEAVLHPMIGAETERQAKAAAADHALLVFDVPLLVESGRWRARVDRVLVVDCETETQIQRVMARSGWTREGVEAVLRKQASRAQRRAAADVLIHNEGLDLAGLRGQVLALLQHWGLAVR from the coding sequence TTGAGCGCTGACACGACGAAGGCGCCGCTGCGCCTGGGCCTGACCGGCGGCATTGGGTCCGGCAAGAGCACGGTGGCGGGCCTGCTGGTCGAAGCGGGCGCCGCCCTCATCGACACCGATGCGATCTCGCGCGCCCTGACCGCCCCCGGTGGCGCGGCCATGCCGGCACTGGCCGAGGCCTTCGGCCCGGAACTGATCGCCGCCGATGGCGGCCTGGACCGCGCCGCCATGCGTGCCGCGGTCTTTGCCGACCCGGCCGCCTTGCTGCGCCTGGAGGCCGTCCTGCATCCCATGATCGGCGCCGAGACCGAGCGACAAGCGAAAGCCGCTGCAGCCGACCACGCCCTGCTGGTCTTCGACGTGCCCCTGCTGGTGGAGTCGGGCCGCTGGCGCGCGCGGGTGGACCGGGTGCTGGTGGTGGACTGCGAGACCGAGACCCAGATCCAGCGCGTGATGGCCCGCTCGGGCTGGACCCGCGAGGGCGTGGAAGCCGTGCTGCGCAAGCAGGCCAGCCGGGCACAGCGCCGCGCCGCGGCCGATGTGCTGATCCACAACGAAGGCCTGGACCTCGCGGGCCTGCGGGGGCAAGTCCTGGCCCTGCTGCAGCACTGGGGCCTCGCGGTCCGCTGA
- a CDS encoding A24 family peptidase, whose amino-acid sequence MSQDYAWLLTPLALGILGLCIGSFLNVVVHRLPLMLERGWWLESSEHLADAQELCRAGLNAGQADKLAAGAQTLQTHLEQLPPLGIATPRSRCPHCGHSIAWHENLPLLGWLRLGGRCAGCKQRISPRYPLVELSCGLLFAAVGWHVGAQPLALLWCGFVATLLALALIDWDTTLLPDSMTLPLLWAGLLAALLGWTLPLEQALIGAMTGYLSLWSVYWLFKLATGKEGMGYGDFKLLAALGAWLGWQMVLPIVLGASLIGALVGIGLKLSGGLREGRYVPFGPFLAGGGLAVMFAGAPRVLGWMGWA is encoded by the coding sequence ATGAGTCAAGACTACGCCTGGCTGCTCACGCCATTGGCCCTGGGCATCCTGGGCCTGTGCATCGGCAGCTTCCTGAATGTGGTGGTGCACCGCCTGCCCCTGATGCTGGAGCGCGGCTGGTGGCTGGAGTCCAGCGAGCATCTGGCCGATGCCCAAGAGCTGTGCCGCGCCGGCCTGAATGCTGGCCAGGCGGACAAGCTGGCGGCCGGCGCCCAGACCCTGCAGACCCATCTGGAACAACTGCCCCCGCTGGGCATCGCCACGCCGCGCTCGCGCTGCCCGCATTGCGGCCACAGCATCGCCTGGCATGAGAACCTGCCCCTGCTGGGCTGGCTGCGCCTGGGCGGGCGCTGCGCCGGCTGCAAGCAGCGCATCTCCCCGCGCTACCCCCTGGTGGAGCTGAGCTGCGGCCTGCTCTTCGCCGCCGTGGGCTGGCATGTCGGCGCTCAGCCCCTGGCCCTGCTGTGGTGCGGCTTTGTGGCCACCCTGCTGGCCCTGGCCCTGATCGACTGGGACACCACCCTGCTGCCCGACTCCATGACCCTGCCCCTGCTCTGGGCCGGCCTGCTGGCCGCCCTGCTGGGCTGGACCCTGCCGCTGGAGCAGGCCCTGATCGGCGCCATGACGGGCTATCTCTCGCTCTGGTCGGTCTACTGGCTCTTCAAGCTGGCCACCGGCAAGGAGGGCATGGGCTATGGCGACTTCAAGCTGCTGGCGGCCCTGGGCGCCTGGCTGGGCTGGCAGATGGTCTTGCCCATCGTGCTGGGCGCCTCCCTGATCGGCGCCCTGGTGGGCATAGGCCTCAAGCTCAGCGGTGGCCTGCGTGAGGGCCGCTATGTGCCCTTCGGCCCCTTTCTGGCGGGTGGCGGTCTGGCCGTCATGTTTGCCGGTGCGCCCCGCGTGCTGGGCTGGATGGGTTGGGCCTGA